The following coding sequences lie in one Coraliomargarita parva genomic window:
- a CDS encoding HigA family addiction module antitoxin: MKAILAATPGRILLEEFLEPMGISQAEFARRTGIPASRITEIIKGRRAITAETALAFGIFFNMEAQFWMNLQSHYDLRRARFEKEAELRKRIEPLPVAAVAEDPAKYKSQ, encoded by the coding sequence ATGAAAGCCATCCTCGCGGCCACGCCAGGCAGAATTCTCCTTGAAGAGTTTCTGGAACCCATGGGTATTTCACAGGCCGAGTTCGCGCGCCGCACCGGCATCCCCGCCTCGCGCATCACGGAAATCATCAAAGGCCGCCGCGCCATCACCGCCGAGACCGCCCTCGCCTTCGGTATCTTCTTCAACATGGAAGCCCAGTTCTGGATGAACCTACAGTCGCACTACGATCTCCGCCGCGCCCGGTTTGAAAAAGAAGCCGAACTCCGCAAACGGATCGAACCTCTGCCTGTCGCCGCAGTCGCGGAAGATCCGGCTAAATATAAGAGCCAATGA
- the purL gene encoding phosphoribosylformylglycinamidine synthase encodes MEPIILQGLPAFSNFRLNALQSALNAAAPDLAIESIDAVEVYFIESEGTLDDTTTERAFTLLSAQKHFDREGGFFVTPRKGTISPWSSKATDIFHNCSLSEVLRVEHGIHYHIFGKDGVVLGIEELGLALLALHDRMTEAVYEDVSDFFKHFEPASLRTVPLMAEGPESFYKANVDWGLAMSPEEIDYLVAAYQKMERDPTDAELVMFSQVNSEHCRHKIFNADWIVDGVQSERSLFKMIRNTHELNPDGVLVAYSDNSGVLEGFPGDWWEVDQQDGSFRYKKTPTQLDILCKVETHNHPTAISPFPGAATGVGGEIRDEGATGIGGRSKAGLAGFMVSALKVPGYALPWEIDIAEHPSRMASPMDIMIEGPIGGAAFGNEFGRPQLCGMFRTLQLEHNGIHRGYHKPIMAAGGMGNLKREHVAKKDIPPTALIIQLGGPAMKIGLGGGAASSIGAGSQSEALDFDSVQRGNPEMERRCQQVIDGCIALGEGNPMLSIHDIGAGGLSNGLPELVEATGGRFHLRNVHNEDSSMSPMEIWCNESQERYVLAVMPDRIADFEALCSRERCPFAIVGEATDDGQLVLVDSHFENNPIDMEMGVLLGKTPKMLKDVTRLVEDHAELDCFGIELADAIDRVLRFPAVANKTFLITIADRSITGMVTRDQMVGPWQTPVADVAVTSTTMDVYTGESMAMGERTPLAILDAPASGRIAIGECLTNLAASYIGEIGKIKLSANWMVAAGEAGEDANLYDTVKAVGMELCPALGICIPVGKDSMSMRTSWKDSAGVDHKQVSPLSLMVTGFSSVEDVRKTVTPDLKSADSLLLCLDLGAGQNRLGGSTLAQVYNQVGNTTPDLDDPEKFKSFFAAIQELLKDELILSYHDRADGGLLATVAEMSFAGRKGVNLILDKLAPSTSEGSGGCLQPSSVLQVLFSEELGAVIEIDKSKLVDVTAVLAKHEISNLAHLIGGTTTDLTLSISLNNEPLYSESVTTLNRAWSELTFHMQAQRDNPACAREEYDNLLDEGSAGTLIRPTFDLEAVNTFTPSTFHLPTPSAKPKMAIFREQGINGQNEMGFAFDRAGFQSVDVHMTDLLAGRVDLKDFAGLVACGGFSYGDVLGAGSGWAKSVLYNQKLKDMFQAFFERSDSFTLGVCNGCQMISQLKDIIPGAAHWPQFKRNRSEQFEARYSNVEVLKTPSIFFQGMEGSLLPIPVAHGEGRADFSQTGDFEKCLTQDLISLRYIDSKGEPTEQYPMNPNGSPAGATSFTTPDGRATILMPHPERCFRSVQMSYRTPGSFDGEAGPWMKIFQNARSYVG; translated from the coding sequence ATGGAACCGATCATCTTACAAGGCCTACCCGCATTCTCCAACTTCCGCCTCAATGCCCTCCAGAGCGCGCTCAACGCCGCTGCGCCGGATCTGGCAATCGAGAGCATCGACGCCGTCGAAGTCTATTTCATCGAGTCGGAGGGCACGCTCGACGACACCACGACCGAGCGTGCCTTCACCCTGCTGAGCGCACAGAAGCACTTCGACCGTGAGGGCGGCTTCTTCGTCACCCCGCGCAAGGGCACGATTTCCCCCTGGTCCTCCAAGGCCACGGACATCTTCCACAACTGCAGCCTGAGCGAGGTTCTGCGGGTCGAGCACGGCATTCACTACCATATTTTCGGCAAGGACGGCGTCGTCCTCGGCATCGAGGAGCTGGGCCTTGCCCTCCTCGCCCTCCACGACCGCATGACCGAAGCGGTCTATGAGGACGTCAGCGACTTCTTCAAGCACTTCGAGCCGGCCTCGCTCCGCACCGTGCCCCTCATGGCCGAGGGACCGGAGTCCTTCTACAAGGCCAATGTCGACTGGGGCCTCGCCATGTCCCCCGAGGAGATCGACTACCTGGTCGCCGCCTATCAGAAGATGGAACGCGACCCGACCGACGCCGAGCTGGTCATGTTCTCGCAGGTCAACTCCGAGCACTGCCGCCACAAGATTTTCAACGCCGACTGGATCGTGGACGGCGTGCAGAGCGAGCGCAGCCTCTTCAAGATGATCCGCAACACCCACGAGCTCAACCCCGACGGCGTGCTCGTGGCCTACTCCGACAACTCCGGCGTGCTCGAGGGCTTCCCCGGCGACTGGTGGGAGGTCGATCAGCAGGACGGCTCCTTCCGCTACAAGAAGACCCCCACCCAGCTCGATATTCTTTGCAAGGTGGAGACCCACAACCACCCGACCGCGATTTCGCCCTTCCCCGGTGCCGCCACCGGCGTGGGTGGTGAAATCCGCGACGAAGGCGCCACCGGGATCGGCGGACGCTCCAAGGCGGGCCTCGCCGGCTTCATGGTCTCCGCCCTCAAGGTGCCGGGCTACGCGCTCCCCTGGGAAATCGACATCGCGGAACATCCCTCCCGCATGGCCTCGCCCATGGACATCATGATCGAGGGCCCGATCGGCGGCGCGGCATTCGGCAATGAGTTCGGCCGCCCCCAACTCTGCGGCATGTTCCGCACCCTCCAGCTGGAGCACAACGGGATCCACCGCGGCTACCACAAGCCCATCATGGCGGCCGGCGGCATGGGCAACCTCAAGCGCGAGCATGTCGCCAAGAAGGACATCCCGCCCACAGCCCTCATCATCCAGCTCGGCGGACCAGCCATGAAGATCGGTCTCGGCGGCGGCGCGGCCTCCTCCATCGGCGCCGGCTCCCAGTCCGAAGCCCTCGACTTTGACTCCGTCCAGCGCGGCAACCCGGAAATGGAACGCCGCTGCCAACAGGTCATCGACGGTTGCATCGCCCTCGGCGAGGGCAATCCCATGCTCTCAATTCACGACATCGGTGCCGGCGGTCTCTCCAACGGACTCCCCGAGCTGGTCGAAGCCACCGGTGGACGCTTCCACCTGCGCAATGTCCACAACGAGGACAGCTCTATGAGCCCGATGGAAATCTGGTGCAACGAGTCGCAGGAGCGCTACGTCCTCGCCGTCATGCCCGACCGCATCGCCGACTTTGAGGCCCTCTGCTCCCGCGAGCGCTGCCCCTTCGCCATCGTGGGCGAGGCCACCGACGACGGACAGCTCGTCCTTGTCGACTCCCACTTTGAGAACAACCCGATCGACATGGAAATGGGCGTCCTCCTCGGCAAGACCCCGAAGATGCTCAAGGACGTCACCCGCCTCGTCGAAGACCACGCCGAGCTCGACTGCTTCGGAATCGAACTGGCCGACGCCATCGACCGCGTGCTCCGCTTCCCCGCCGTCGCCAACAAGACCTTCCTCATCACCATCGCCGACCGCAGCATCACCGGTATGGTCACCCGCGACCAAATGGTCGGCCCCTGGCAGACCCCAGTCGCCGACGTCGCCGTGACTTCCACCACCATGGATGTTTACACCGGCGAGTCCATGGCCATGGGCGAGCGCACCCCGCTCGCAATCCTCGACGCCCCCGCCTCCGGCCGCATCGCCATCGGTGAGTGCCTGACCAATCTCGCCGCTTCCTACATCGGTGAAATCGGCAAGATCAAACTTTCCGCCAACTGGATGGTCGCCGCCGGCGAAGCCGGTGAAGACGCCAACCTTTACGACACCGTAAAGGCCGTCGGCATGGAGCTCTGCCCCGCCCTCGGTATCTGTATCCCCGTCGGCAAAGACTCCATGTCCATGCGCACCAGCTGGAAGGACAGCGCAGGAGTGGACCACAAGCAGGTCTCCCCGCTCAGCCTCATGGTCACCGGATTCTCCAGCGTCGAAGACGTCCGCAAGACCGTCACCCCCGACCTCAAGTCCGCCGACAGCCTCCTCCTCTGCCTCGACCTCGGTGCCGGCCAAAACCGCCTCGGCGGCTCCACCCTCGCCCAAGTGTATAACCAGGTCGGCAACACAACCCCCGACCTCGACGATCCGGAAAAATTCAAGTCCTTCTTCGCCGCCATTCAGGAGCTGCTCAAGGACGAGCTCATCCTCAGCTACCACGACCGAGCCGACGGCGGCCTCCTCGCCACCGTAGCGGAGATGTCCTTCGCCGGCCGCAAGGGAGTCAACCTCATCCTCGACAAGCTCGCCCCGTCAACCTCAGAAGGTAGCGGCGGCTGTCTCCAGCCGTCATCCGTCCTGCAAGTCCTCTTCAGTGAAGAACTCGGCGCCGTCATCGAAATCGACAAGAGCAAACTGGTCGACGTCACCGCCGTCCTCGCCAAGCACGAGATCTCCAACCTCGCCCACCTCATCGGCGGCACCACCACCGATCTCACACTCAGCATCAGCCTCAATAACGAGCCACTCTACAGCGAAAGCGTCACCACTCTGAACCGCGCCTGGTCCGAGCTCACCTTCCACATGCAGGCCCAGCGCGACAACCCCGCCTGCGCCCGCGAGGAATACGACAACCTCCTTGACGAAGGCAGCGCCGGCACCCTGATCCGTCCGACCTTCGACCTCGAAGCAGTCAACACCTTCACACCTTCCACCTTTCACCTTCCCACTCCTTCGGCGAAGCCGAAGATGGCCATCTTCCGCGAACAAGGCATCAACGGCCAAAACGAAATGGGCTTCGCCTTCGACCGCGCCGGTTTCCAGAGCGTCGATGTCCACATGACCGACCTCCTCGCCGGACGCGTCGACCTCAAGGACTTCGCTGGCCTAGTCGCCTGCGGTGGCTTCTCTTACGGCGACGTCCTCGGCGCCGGTTCCGGCTGGGCCAAGAGCGTCCTCTACAACCAGAAGCTCAAGGACATGTTCCAAGCATTCTTCGAGCGCAGCGACAGCTTCACCCTCGGCGTGTGCAATGGTTGCCAAATGATTTCCCAGCTCAAGGACATCATTCCCGGCGCCGCGCACTGGCCGCAGTTCAAGCGTAACCGCTCCGAACAGTTCGAGGCCCGCTACAGCAACGTCGAGGTCCTCAAGACCCCGAGCATCTTCTTCCAAGGCATGGAAGGCAGTCTCCTCCCCATCCCCGTCGCCCACGGCGAAGGCCGCGCCGACTTCAGTCAAACCGGCGACTTCGAGAAGTGCCTCACCCAGGATCTGATCAGCCTCCGCTACATCGACAGCAAAGGCGAACCCACCGAGCAATATCCCATGAACCCGAACGGCTCACCCGCAGGTGCCACCTCGTTCACCACACCGGACGGTCGGGCAACGATCTTGATGCCTCATCCCGAGCGCTGCTTCCGCAGCGTTCAGATGAGCTACCGCACACCGGGCAGCTTCGACGGCGAAGCAGGCCCTTGGATGAAGATCTTCCAGAACGCACGCAGCTACGTGGGTTAA
- a CDS encoding type II toxin-antitoxin system RelE/ParE family toxin, producing the protein MIQSFKGKTAKALWEGKRTRLSSDITWRAIKKLSILDAAVSLDSLRIPPSNHLEALSGDRKGQHSIRINNQWRLCFRWEDGNAYEVEITDYH; encoded by the coding sequence ATGATCCAGAGCTTTAAAGGCAAAACCGCTAAAGCTCTATGGGAGGGCAAGCGCACTCGCCTGTCTTCCGATATTACTTGGAGAGCCATTAAGAAACTTTCCATTTTAGATGCCGCCGTATCACTCGACTCACTTCGCATACCGCCCAGCAATCACCTCGAAGCCCTCTCAGGTGACCGCAAGGGCCAGCACAGCATTCGCATCAACAATCAGTGGAGGCTCTGCTTCCGATGGGAAGACGGCAACGCCTACGAAGTGGAGATCACCGATTACCACTAG